The genomic region CGCGGTCGCGGAGTCGATGGACACGTCAGATCTCCCTCGTCGATGCCGGTTTCCCGTGACCGGCTGGTTCGAATGTAGGGACGATCGCGTTGTCCAGCTTCGTTCCACACCGATGGACAACGTGGAGTTAACAAGGGTTTAGCCGTGGGGTGGAATCTGGTGCCACCCCACGGCGACACCCGGCACCGGTTCGGGGCGCGAGCACCGGGGTTCTTCCCCGCCGGCCGACGTTAGGTCGAACGGGTTGTTCACGGTCACGCGTTGGCCGCTGAACAAAGTTCTCTGAACAATGACGGGGTGCCGAGACGGGAACGCCCTCTCGACGAGGGCGAGAGCGGGCTCCTGCAGTTCGCCGCGGACCTCCGCAGGCTGCGGGAGCGGGCCGGCGGCCCCACCTACCGGGAGCTGAGCCGGCGGGCGCACTACTCGGCGGCGGCGTTGTCGGAGGCGGCGGGCGGGCGCAAGCTGCCGAGCCTCGCGGTGACGAGGGCGTACGCGAAGGCCTGCGCGGCCGACCCGGACGAGTGGGAGCTGCGGTGGCGTGCCGTCGCCGAGACGCAGCCGCAGGCGAGCGGGGACAGCCCGTACGTCGGGCTCAAGGCGTTCGAACCCGGCGACGCGCCGAAGTTCTTCGGCCGGGAGCGGCTCACGGTCGAGCTGCTGACGACGAAGAACCGGTTCACCGGTGTGTTCGGACCGTCCGGGGTGGGCAAGTCGTCGTTGCTGAAAGCCGGTCTGGTCGCGCGCACGGACGGCCCGGTGCTGTTGTTCACGCCCGGCGCGCACCCGCGGGAGGAGTGCGCGATCGCGCTGGCACGGCTCACCGGTGAGGACGCGGTGGAGCTCGCCGGCGAGCTGGAGGACCCCGGCAGGCTGGCGGAGAAGCACGGCGGGCTCGTCGTCGTGGACCAGTTCGAAGAGCTGTTCACGTTGTGCCGCGACGAAGCACATCGAGCGTGGCTCATCAGTGCGCTCATCGGGTGCGGCAAGGTCGTCATCGGCACGCGCGCCGACTACTACGGCCACTGCGCGCAGTACCCGGAGCTGGTGGAGGCGCTGCGGTCCAGCCAGGTCATGGTCGGCGCGATGACGCCGGACGAGCTGCGGCTCGCGATCACCGAACCCGCGGCCCACGTCGGCGCCAAGGTGGAGACCGCGTTGCTGGCCAGGCTGATGGCCGACGCCGTGGGCCAGGCCGCCGTTCTCCCGCTGCTGTCGCACGCGCTCGCCGAGACCTGGCAGCACCGGCGGGGCATGACGCTCACGCTCGCCGGTTATGAAGAGGTCGGCGGGCTCGAGCACGCCGTCGCCCGCACGGCCCAGGACCTGCTGGCCGGTCTCGCCACCGAGGAGCAGGTCAAGCGCGTGCTGCTGCGGCTCGTGACCGCCGAGAACACCAAACGCCGCGCCCACCGCGACGAGCTCGAAGCCGACGAGCACGTGCTGGCCGCCCTGGCCGCCGCCCGGCTGGTCGTGCTCGACCGCGACGGTGTCGAGCTCGCGCACGAGGCGTTGATCCGCAGCTGGCCCGCGTTGCACGGCTGGGTCGAGGAGAACCGGGAGAACATCAAGGCGCAGCGCGAGATCACCGACGCCACCGCGACGTGGGAGGCGCTCGACCGCGACGCCGGGGTGCTGTTCCGCGGCCGCCGGCTCGCGAACGTCCCCGCCGAGCTCGCGCTGAACTCCCGCGAGCGCGCGTTCCTGGCGGCGAGCCGGGCCGCGGAGGACGAGGTCACGACCAGTGCGCGAAGACGCAACCGGCGGCAGCGCCAGCTGCTGGCCGTGCTGGTCGCGTTGCTGGTGGTCGCCGCGAGCTCGACGGTGTTCGCCTTGCAGGCCACCAGGAACGCCGAGGAGCAGCGCACCACGACCGCCGTGCTCAAGGCGGTCACCGAGGCCGCCGCGTTGCGCCAGGACAACCCGGCGCTGGCCCAGCAGCTGGCGTTGGCCGCCTACCAGCTGGTGCCGCTCCCGCAGGCCCGCAACGCCCTGCGCCAGGAGGACGTGCCGGCGCAGACCCTGCGCGCGGCGGACGCCGAGGTCACCGCGCTGGTCGTCGGCCCGACACAGCAGCAGGTCGCGACCGGCCACCGCGACGGCGAGGTCGTGCTGACCACGCTCGACGACCTGCCGGCCCCGCGCACGTCGTACGAGGCCACCCGGCACGACGGCCCGGTCACCGCGATGGCCGTGGACCCGGCGGGCGGCCTGCTCGCCTCGGTGGGCGAGGACGGCTCCGTGCACCTCGTCGACATCTCCCTCGGCAAACCGCGCGACCTGGGTCCCCTGCCCGCCCGCGCCACCGCGGTCGCCTGGCGGAGCAGCACCCTGGTGACGACCGACCTCGACGGCGCGCTGAGCTTCTGGACCGGCCTGCGGGACGGTCGCCCCGCCTGCTCGCCACCGCCCAGCCCGGCCTCGGCCCGCTGACCGCGCTCTCGTTCCGCGCCGACGGCCGCGTGCTCGCCGCCGTCACCACCGGCCGCGCCGTGCACCTGCTCGACACCGCCGACCCGCGCCGTCGTCCCGCTCTCGCTCACCACGGAGTTCGCCGGCCGCGCCAGTTCGCCGGCGACGACCTGCTGATGACCACCAACCGCACCGCCGTCCACCTCTGGGACGCGGCCGACGCCCGCACCCCGGTCCTGCGCGCCGTGATCCGTCCGGCGGCGGCGAGGTCACCGGCACCTGGCTGAGCACGGGCGGCCTCGCGGTGGCGACCGACGACGGCCTGGTCCGGCTGTGGCAGCTCGGCGCGGGGAGCCGGTCGAGGTGGCCCTGCTGCGGGGGCACGCGGGCCCGGTGCACGCGGTCGGCCTCACGCCGAAGGGCGACGAGGTGGTGACCGGTGGGGCGGACCGGGCGGTGCGGTTGTGGAACGTCGACCTGCGCGACCCGGCGGTCCGCATCTGCGAGCAGGCGGTCCCGCGGATGACCGGAACCGAGTGGGACCGCTACTTCGCCGGCCTCGACTTCGCCCCGCCGTGCCGCGACTGACCGCTTCTCGACTGTCACGCGGGAGTCCCGCGTGCCCCTCAGGGGAACGCGGGACTCCCGCGTGACCGAAGTGTCCGGGTGCGACGGTGAGCCACCGGCTGATAACGGTGTGGAGTCCCCGTTCGTGTGACGTTCGCGCGTCGGCGAACATCCGGGTCATGACCGGTTAGCGTGGTGTTGGACGCCAGGCGAACCTCTGGTGGACAATCCGGCCGGGAGGCGGCATGCCACGAGGGGAACGACCGCTGGGGCCGGAGGACACCGCACTGCTCCGGTTCGCCGGTGACCTGCGCAGACTTCGTGACCACGCGGGCAAACCGAGCTACCGGGAGCTCGCGCGGCTGGCGAACTACTCGCCCACGGCCCTGTCCGACGCGGCGGGCGGGCGGAAGCTGCCGTCGCTCGCGTTGACCCTGGCGTTCGTGCGCGCCTGTGATGGTGACCCCCAGGAGTGGACGAAGCGGTGGCGGGAGCTCGCGGCCGAGCAGGTCTCGCCGTTGCAGCCCAGTGCGCCGTACGTGGGCACCGCGCCGTTCCACGAGAAGGACGTCAAGAAGTACTTCGGGCGTGAGGCACTCGTCGAGCAGGTGCTGGCCCACGACAAGCCGTTCACCGCGGTGTTCGGGCCCTCCGGTTCCGGGCGCACCTCCCTGCTCGAGGCCGGTCTGCTCCCCGCGCTCGACCACGCCGTGGTCATCACCCCCGCGAACGCCCCCGCCGGCCGTCCGCTCGACGCGCTGGCCGCCGCCCTCGCCGGCCTCTTCGACACCACCGCGGCGCAGCTCGCCGCCGAGCTCGCGGCCGACCCGGACCACCTGCGGCTGCGCGTCCGGCAGCACTGCCCCGGCCTCGTCCTGCTCGTCGACGACTTCGAGCGAGCCCTCGACGCCGACGACTTCATCGCCGCGCTCACCGGCTGCCCGCGCGTCGTGGTCGCCGTCCGCGCCGACTTCCGGCACAGCGTCGAACGGCACCCCGTGCTCGCGAAGATGCTCCCCGGCAACGAGGTCACCATCGAGGCGATGACCCCGGAGGAGCTGCGCCGCGCGGTCACCGAGCCCGCCGCCCAGCTCGGCGTGTCGGTCGAGACGGCACTCGTCGCGCGGCTGGTGGCGGACGTGGCCGGGCAGCAGGCGCTGCCGTTCGTGTCGCAGGCGTTGATCGAGACGTGGCGGCGCAAGCGGGGCATGACGCTCTCGCTCGCCGGCTACGAGGAGTCCGGCGGCATCGGGCACGTCATGGCGCAGACGGCCGAGGCGTTCTTCACCGCGCTGGACGCCGCCGGCCAGCAGGCCGCCCGCAAGGTGTTCCTGCGGTTGATCTCCATGCAGCGCAACGGGGTGCTGCAGCGCAAGACGTGCCAGATCGACGTCGAGCCGCGGCTGCTCGACCTGCTCACCCGCACCAGGCTCGTCACGCTGGGCGCGGACGGCGTGGAGCTCGCCCACGACGCGGTGCTGCGGTGGCCGCGGCTGCGCGGGTGGATCGACGAGGAGAGCGACAACCTCCGCACGCACCAGCAGCTCGTCACCGCGATGGAACTGTGGGAGTCGAGCGACCGCGACCCCGGCGCGCTCTACCGCGGTGCCCGGCTGCGCAAGGCCCGCGAGCTCGGCGACTTCCTGACCGCGCCGGAACGCCGGTTCGTCGAGCTGAGCGCCAAACGGGAGACCCGCCGCTCGGTGGCGTTGATCTCGGTCGCGGCCGTGCTCGCGGCGCTGGTGCCCGGCAGCGTGATCTACGCGCTCACCAACGAGCAGCGCATCACCCAGCTCACCGACGAGGCGTTCGGGCGGCAGGCGATGGCCGAGTCGACCGCGTTGATGGAGCAGGGCAAGCCGTTCGCGGACAGGTTCGCGCTCGTCGGGTACAAGGTGGCGCCGTCGCCGGACGCCGAGAGGACCCTGCGGCTGGCGAACGCGTGGAACCGCCGGATCGGCTTCACCGGCACCCCCGCGGAGAACGCCAGGGTGCTGACCGGGCCGCGCGGCGAGCTGGCCGCGGTGCGCGACAGCGACGGCACCGACCGGATGTGGCGCGTCGACGAGGTCGACCCGGTGCCGGGCGAGCGGTTCCCGGCCGGGCACCAGGTGACCCACCTCGCCGAGCGCAGGGCCATCACCCAGGACGCCGCCGGGCAGCAGTACCTGTGGTCGGTCACCGACCACACCAGGATGAGCCTGCTCCACCGGCTGCCGGACGGCTTCCGCGCGCAGGACCTCAGCGCGGACGGCTCGCGGGTCGTCGGCTACCACGACGACGCCGACCCCGGCCTGCTCAACCCGAACACCCGCGGCCGCGCCATCCTGCTGGACCTCGCCGACGGCCGGGCGCCGGTGGAGATCCAGATGCCGATGCGCAGCCCGGACGGCGTCGGGCTGAGCAGGGACGGCCGCGAGCTCGCCACCGCGTTGCAGGACCGGGCCGGCGGCACGACCACGGTCAGCCAGTGGCGGATCGGCGCGACGCTGGAGCCCGCCGCGCAGTCGCTGGTGCGCCCCGGCCTGATCAACAAGCTCACCTACAGCCCCGACGGGCGCTGGCTCGCGGGCGAGCACACCCCGGAGTCGGCCGTCGAGGTGTGGCAGCTGGTGCCGGACGGCTCACCGGTGCCCACCGCCACGCTGTCGACCACGGTGCCCAGCGGCGCCTGGGTCAGCTTCGGCACCGACGACCGCATCGCCGTGGTGCGCGCCCAGACCTTCGAGGTGTACCGGCTCTACCCCGGCGGCAGGCAACCCGACCGGCTCGCCTCGGTCACCGGGCACGGTGGGTCGGTCTACGCGACCTACCGGCCGGCGCACGACGACTTCCTCGTCCGCAGCGGGGGCACCGATCCGCAGCTGCTGCGCTACGAGCTCGACGCGAGCCGCATCAAGCGCGAGATGTGCGCGGAGGGGCGCGCGAGGCTCACCGACTCCGAATGGGTGAAGAGCTTCGGCGAAGCGGAGCGCGTGGAGGTCTGCTGACTGCCGCGCAAGTGCAGTAAACACCCTGGAGTTGCCTCGACACGCATTGTGGTTGAGTGATCAACTCTCTAGGGTGACCGAGTGCGTGCGTTCACAAGGGGACTCCTCGGCATCGCCGGGTTCCTCGCGCTCTGGGAGCTCTTAGGACGCTCTCCCCTCATCCCAGCGGAAGCCCTCCCACCACCGTCCGTCGTGTTCGGAGAGCTGGTCGCCCAGCTGGTCGACCCCGTCTTCCTGAGCCACGTCGTGGCAACGGTGCTGGCGCTGCTGATCGCCATCGCGGCCGCCATCGCCATCGCGGTACCGAGTGGACTCGTGCTCGGCAGTGTCCCCGCCGTGCGCCACGCGACCCGCGCGGTCGTGGAGTTCCTGCGCCCGATCCCTTCCGTGGCACTGATTCCGCTCGCGCTGGTGATCCTCGGGTTCGGCCCGGAAACGAAGATCGCGCTCGCGGTGTACGCCGCGGTGTGGCCGATCTTGTTCAACACCATCTACGCGCTCGACGAGCTCGACCCGTTGCAGGTCGAGACGGCCAGGGTCTTCGGCACCGGCCGCGTCGGCGTGCTGTTCCGGGTGGCGCTGCCGAGCGCGCTGCCGTTCGTCCTCACCGGAATCCGGCTCGCGGCCACGACCGCGTTGATCGTGATGGTGAGCGTCGAGCTGATGGCCGGTGCCGACATCGGGCTCGGCTACTTCATCATGGAGGCCCGCAGCGGTCCCGGCCGGATGGACCAGGTCCTGGCCGGCACGGTGGTCGCGGGCACGATCGGTGTCCTGCTCAACAACGGTCTCGAGCGCGTGCGGCGCCGGTGGGTGGCCTGGTGAACCGATTTCTTCAACGGTGGACCGTGTTCGCCGGTCTTGTCGCCGTGTGGCAGGTCCTGGGCTGGCTCGCGGACGACCCGTTCTTCCCGCCGCCCTCCGAGATCCTGACCGCCGCCTACGAGTGGTGGGTGGTCGAGCCGGAGAACTTCACCGAGCACGTTGTACCGTCGGTGACCAGGTTGCTGTCGGGCTGGGCGATCGCCAGCGTGATCGGGGTGTCGCTGGGCCTGCTGCTCGGCCGTTCCGACCGGGCGATGGAGTACGCGGGGCCGCTGCTGGTGTTCCTGCGTTCGATCCCGCCGCCCGCGCTGGTGCCGGTGTTCCTGCTGCTGTTCAAGGCGGGCACCTCGATGCAGCTCGCGACGATCGTGTTCGGCGTGGTGTGGCCGGTGCTGCTCAACAGCGTCGACGGCGCGCGCTCGGTCGACGTGACCAAAGTGGACACTTCGGCGGTGTTCCGGATCCCGCGCTGGCAGTGGGTGCTCGGCGTGGTGCTGCCGGCCGCCTCTCCCAAGATCTTCGCGGGCCTGCGGGTCTCGCTCTCCCTCTCCCTGGTGCTGATGGTGATCTCCGAGCTGGTGGGCACCGACAACGGCATCGGGTCGCAACTCATGCAGGCACAGCGCGAGTTCGACTACACGCGCATGTGGGCCGGGATCGTCCTGCTGGGCGTGCTCGGCTACGGACTCAACACCGCGTTGCTCGCGGTGGAACGCAGGGCTTTGGCTTGGCAACCGAGGAGTCGTGATGAGCAACATGCTTGAGGTGGCCGACCTAGGCCACACCTACGGCGACTACGAAGCCATTGGGGGGCTGTCGTTCACCGTGCGCGCCGGCGAGCTCGTGTGCGTGGTCGGTCCCTCTGGCTGCGGCAAGTCGACCCTGCTGCGCACCATCTCCGGCCTGATCGAACCGTCGCGCGGGGACGTGTCCCTGAAGGGCTCGCACCTCGCGGTCGTGTTCCAGGACTACTCGCGGTCGCTCTTCCCGTGGCTGACCGTGCAGGGCAACGTGGAGTTCCCGCTGCGCGCGCTGCCGCGTGCCGAGCGCCGGGCACGTGCGGCGGAGGCGCTGGAGTGGGTGGGGCTGGGCAAGGCCGCGAAGAAGCGGCCGTGGCAGCTCTCCGGTGGCATGCAGCAGCGCGTCGCGATCGCGCGGGCGCTGGCGTACCGGCCGGCTCTGTTGCTGATGGACGAACCTTTCGCCTCTGTGGACGCGCAGACCCGCTTCGAGCTCGAGGACCTGCTGCTGAAGGTCCGCCGCGAGCACGACACGACCGTCCTGGTCGTCACGCACGACATCGACGAGTCGGTGTACCTGGGTGACCGCATCCTGGTCCTCTCCGGCTCTCCCGCCCGTCTCGTGGCCGATCTGGACGTTCCCCTGCCCGCCGAGCGCGACCAGGTGACGACCCGGACCGACGAGGCCTTCGTGGCGCTGCGTTCGCGGGTGGCCCGGCTGCTCAACGTCGGCAAGACCTCCCTGGACGTGGACAAGTGGGCCGCGGCCGAGCGCGAGTCGCTCAGCGAGACCGTCAGCTCCTGACCAGACCGCTCCTGACAGACTTCGCCGCGTGACCGACTGGAACCTGTTCCTCATCGTCGACGCGGAGCCGGAGGAGATCTCCTCGACGCCACCCGACCGCGTGGTGGCGTTGCAGGGCAGGAGGCTGCTTCCGTTGCCCGACAACGGATACCAGCTCCTGCTGGCGTGGGTCGCAGGCCCGCGCCGGGTCGTGCGCACCCCGGCTCCGCCGCACCCGGACTCCGACGTCGTCGACGCCTTCGTGAACTCCTACCTCGTCGAGGCCGGCGCTCCGCCGCGCCCAGGCGGGTTCCACTGGTACCTCGACCTCCCGGCCGATGTGGAGCCCGCCGACGTGTGGCGCCTGGTGGACGGCGGGTCCGAACGAGGGTCGCAGGTGGACCTCCGCCTTGTCCGCCAAGCGATGGAACGCGGTGTGGACACTTTGTACCACCGGGCGTGAGTGCAGAGCCCGACTGGGAAAACCTGGGAAAAGAATCTTGGTGCGGTAGAACCGATACAGAGGCCGAAAGTGGCGCAGAAAGAGGAGCTCCGGACCCGCCGCGGGTCCGGAACTCCTCTGCGTCGCACGGGGACGGACCTCCGGAAGGCCCGCCAGCCAACGAGAACGCCGTCTCCGTGCGAGGTGTGCGGGAGGGTGTCGCACAGCCTCTGAGCACCTCTTGGTCGCCTCTGAGTGCCTCTGAGAGCTCTTGAGTTGATGGCAGGCGCCCCCGCGCTCGGGGGCAGAGCAGCTGGGGGCACCTGCCGTCGTTCCACCCGTGACGTGCTGGTGGAGGCTCAGAGGCTCCGGTTCGGAAGGCTCAGAAGTGGATGTTGACGTCGTTGCCGTTGCCCAGGCCGCCGTCGAGCAGGTCGAGGTCACCGACGTTGCCGATGCTCAGGTCGCCGACGACCTGGCCGACCGAGTGGTGGATGTCGCCGACCTGGGCCACGTCCTGCACCACGTTGTCGGTCAGGTCCACGGCGTCCTTCACATCGAGGTCGAGGTTCGCGACGTCCTTGACCAGCACGTCCGTGTCCTTGAGGAGCACGTCGGTGTCGACGACGTCCTTCACGAGCACGTCGGTGTCGAGGTCCTTTACCAGCACGTCGGTGTTCACGACGTCCTTGACGTCCACGACGTCGGTGACCGTCGAGACGACGGGGTTCTCGGTGGCGATGTCGGTGACGTTCGTGACGACGTCGAGCGTCTTGGTCACGTCGCCGATGTTGCCGAAGTCGGTGACCAGCGCGGTCGCCGCGGTCGGCAGGCCGCCGACGCTCGCGACGTCGGTGATCGAGGTGATGCCCTCGAGGTTGCCGGTGACGAGCTTGAGCTGGTCAGCGGCACCGAGGTCGCCGGAGGTGGAGAGCACGTCGTCGAGGGCGTCGATCTTCGCGACGGACGCGGTGTCGAGCACCAGCGGGAGGATCTCCTGGATCTCGCCGGGGGTGATGTCGCCCAGACCGGCGGCCTCGAGCACGCCCTGCGGGTCCAGCTGGAACGCCTCGCGGGCGTCCAGGTCGCTCAGCAGGTTGAGGGTGAAGTCGTGCAGGGTGCTCATCGGGAACCAGGCTCCTGTGTGATGTTCGGGGGATGTCGGGTTGAACCGTATGGATCACCGACATCCCCCGGCATCGGGAGTTGGCCCCAGATCGTGACGAAACAAAGCCCCTAATGAAGGAGGTGTCACCCGTTAGGGGGGTGGGGATTCACCCCGTCGTGGTCGTCAAGGCCCCACGTAGTTCTCGGCGAACGTCGCCCGGTAGGCAGGCGAGTCGGCCAGGTGCTCCAACCGCGCCTGCGCCAACCGTCCGAAGAACGGGGAGCTCACGTCGGTGTGGATCATGTTCACCATCCACTGGGAGAACTCCTGGGCCCGCCACACCCTTTTGAGACAGTCCTCCGAGTACGTCTTGAGCCCGGTCTCCGAACCGGACTCGTAGAAGTCGATCAGTGCACGTCCGAACGTCGCGGCGTCGTTCATCGCGAGGTTCATGCCCTTGGCGCCCACCGGGGTGATGATGTGGGCTGCGTCACCCAGCAGGAACAGCCGCCCGTAGGACATG from Lentzea guizhouensis harbors:
- a CDS encoding ABC transporter permease; translated protein: MNRFLQRWTVFAGLVAVWQVLGWLADDPFFPPPSEILTAAYEWWVVEPENFTEHVVPSVTRLLSGWAIASVIGVSLGLLLGRSDRAMEYAGPLLVFLRSIPPPALVPVFLLLFKAGTSMQLATIVFGVVWPVLLNSVDGARSVDVTKVDTSAVFRIPRWQWVLGVVLPAASPKIFAGLRVSLSLSLVLMVISELVGTDNGIGSQLMQAQREFDYTRMWAGIVLLGVLGYGLNTALLAVERRALAWQPRSRDEQHA
- a CDS encoding helix-turn-helix domain-containing protein, with translation MPRGERPLGPEDTALLRFAGDLRRLRDHAGKPSYRELARLANYSPTALSDAAGGRKLPSLALTLAFVRACDGDPQEWTKRWRELAAEQVSPLQPSAPYVGTAPFHEKDVKKYFGREALVEQVLAHDKPFTAVFGPSGSGRTSLLEAGLLPALDHAVVITPANAPAGRPLDALAAALAGLFDTTAAQLAAELAADPDHLRLRVRQHCPGLVLLVDDFERALDADDFIAALTGCPRVVVAVRADFRHSVERHPVLAKMLPGNEVTIEAMTPEELRRAVTEPAAQLGVSVETALVARLVADVAGQQALPFVSQALIETWRRKRGMTLSLAGYEESGGIGHVMAQTAEAFFTALDAAGQQAARKVFLRLISMQRNGVLQRKTCQIDVEPRLLDLLTRTRLVTLGADGVELAHDAVLRWPRLRGWIDEESDNLRTHQQLVTAMELWESSDRDPGALYRGARLRKARELGDFLTAPERRFVELSAKRETRRSVALISVAAVLAALVPGSVIYALTNEQRITQLTDEAFGRQAMAESTALMEQGKPFADRFALVGYKVAPSPDAERTLRLANAWNRRIGFTGTPAENARVLTGPRGELAAVRDSDGTDRMWRVDEVDPVPGERFPAGHQVTHLAERRAITQDAAGQQYLWSVTDHTRMSLLHRLPDGFRAQDLSADGSRVVGYHDDADPGLLNPNTRGRAILLDLADGRAPVEIQMPMRSPDGVGLSRDGRELATALQDRAGGTTTVSQWRIGATLEPAAQSLVRPGLINKLTYSPDGRWLAGEHTPESAVEVWQLVPDGSPVPTATLSTTVPSGAWVSFGTDDRIAVVRAQTFEVYRLYPGGRQPDRLASVTGHGGSVYATYRPAHDDFLVRSGGTDPQLLRYELDASRIKREMCAEGRARLTDSEWVKSFGEAERVEVC
- a CDS encoding ABC transporter ATP-binding protein, translated to MSNMLEVADLGHTYGDYEAIGGLSFTVRAGELVCVVGPSGCGKSTLLRTISGLIEPSRGDVSLKGSHLAVVFQDYSRSLFPWLTVQGNVEFPLRALPRAERRARAAEALEWVGLGKAAKKRPWQLSGGMQQRVAIARALAYRPALLLMDEPFASVDAQTRFELEDLLLKVRREHDTTVLVVTHDIDESVYLGDRILVLSGSPARLVADLDVPLPAERDQVTTRTDEAFVALRSRVARLLNVGKTSLDVDKWAAAERESLSETVSS
- a CDS encoding IniB N-terminal domain-containing protein — translated: MSTLHDFTLNLLSDLDAREAFQLDPQGVLEAAGLGDITPGEIQEILPLVLDTASVAKIDALDDVLSTSGDLGAADQLKLVTGNLEGITSITDVASVGGLPTAATALVTDFGNIGDVTKTLDVVTNVTDIATENPVVSTVTDVVDVKDVVNTDVLVKDLDTDVLVKDVVDTDVLLKDTDVLVKDVANLDLDVKDAVDLTDNVVQDVAQVGDIHHSVGQVVGDLSIGNVGDLDLLDGGLGNGNDVNIHF
- a CDS encoding DUF5956 family protein gives rise to the protein MTDWNLFLIVDAEPEEISSTPPDRVVALQGRRLLPLPDNGYQLLLAWVAGPRRVVRTPAPPHPDSDVVDAFVNSYLVEAGAPPRPGGFHWYLDLPADVEPADVWRLVDGGSERGSQVDLRLVRQAMERGVDTLYHRA
- a CDS encoding WD40 repeat domain-containing protein — its product is MAARRGEPVEVALLRGHAGPVHAVGLTPKGDEVVTGGADRAVRLWNVDLRDPAVRICEQAVPRMTGTEWDRYFAGLDFAPPCRD
- a CDS encoding helix-turn-helix domain-containing protein, translated to MPRRERPLDEGESGLLQFAADLRRLRERAGGPTYRELSRRAHYSAAALSEAAGGRKLPSLAVTRAYAKACAADPDEWELRWRAVAETQPQASGDSPYVGLKAFEPGDAPKFFGRERLTVELLTTKNRFTGVFGPSGVGKSSLLKAGLVARTDGPVLLFTPGAHPREECAIALARLTGEDAVELAGELEDPGRLAEKHGGLVVVDQFEELFTLCRDEAHRAWLISALIGCGKVVIGTRADYYGHCAQYPELVEALRSSQVMVGAMTPDELRLAITEPAAHVGAKVETALLARLMADAVGQAAVLPLLSHALAETWQHRRGMTLTLAGYEEVGGLEHAVARTAQDLLAGLATEEQVKRVLLRLVTAENTKRRAHRDELEADEHVLAALAAARLVVLDRDGVELAHEALIRSWPALHGWVEENRENIKAQREITDATATWEALDRDAGVLFRGRRLANVPAELALNSRERAFLAASRAAEDEVTTSARRRNRRQRQLLAVLVALLVVAASSTVFALQATRNAEEQRTTTAVLKAVTEAAALRQDNPALAQQLALAAYQLVPLPQARNALRQEDVPAQTLRAADAEVTALVVGPTQQQVATGHRDGEVVLTTLDDLPAPRTSYEATRHDGPVTAMAVDPAGGLLASVGEDGSVHLVDISLGKPRDLGPLPARATAVAWRSSTLVTTDLDGALSFWTGLRDGRPACSPPPSPASAR
- a CDS encoding ABC transporter permease, giving the protein MRAFTRGLLGIAGFLALWELLGRSPLIPAEALPPPSVVFGELVAQLVDPVFLSHVVATVLALLIAIAAAIAIAVPSGLVLGSVPAVRHATRAVVEFLRPIPSVALIPLALVILGFGPETKIALAVYAAVWPILFNTIYALDELDPLQVETARVFGTGRVGVLFRVALPSALPFVLTGIRLAATTALIVMVSVELMAGADIGLGYFIMEARSGPGRMDQVLAGTVVAGTIGVLLNNGLERVRRRWVAW